Below is a genomic region from Williamwhitmania taraxaci.
GCTGGAAGTTCTGATACTCCTCTTGGCTCATAACCTTCACGGTTAGGCCTTTGTTGTTTCCCACTTTCTGGTAAAAAACATATTGCCCTGTGGCAGCATTAAACTCAACAATATAGCCTGCATTCAAAGGCGTTTTAAGAAATAGTGGCGAGGTATTCCCGGCAGTGGTAGGATCGTTGAGCGATCGCATGGGATAGCGCAGCACAGCGGTATCCTGTGCATGAAATGCATATCCTGAGAACACGCAAACACCCGAGCTTGCGTACAATCCCGATCCGAATGATATTCTTATGGAGAAAATAAAAACAGAAGCAATGGCGAAAAAAACAAATCTTTTCAAGCGTCAACGCTATTTAATAATTCTACAACTGCTTAAGCGATAATTTAATGAGTTCCTCAACGGAAGCATCATTCTTACCCTTAAGAACGGTATCTACAACTTTTTGAGCCGAAACCTTAGCAAACCCAAGCATTACCAATGCTGATAACGCTTCTTCGCGGATGGTATTGTTTAGAAGGCCAAATAATTCGCCCGAAAGCGGCTCTTTCCCAAGTTTATCCTTCAGATCGATCACCACGCGCTGGGCCGTTTTCAACCCAATTCCCTTAACCGATTTAATCTTGTTAACATCCTCCAAGAGAATTGCCTGGCGTAACTCCTCAGGCGAAAGAGAAGAGAGCATCATGCGGGCCGTGTTTGCACCTACCCCCGAGACTCCAATCAGGTGACGAAATAACTCGCGCTCAGCCCTATCGAAGAATCCATAGAGAGTGTGTGCGTCCTCACGAATAGCCATATGCGTGTAAAGAACAATGTTTTTTGTACTCCCCACACGCGAAAAGGTACTCAGAGAAACATTAATTAAATAACCCACCCCACCCGTTTCAATAACGGCATAGGTTGGCGTTAACTCCACTACTTCTCCCTTAATGTAATCATACATGGTAAACCATCAGGGCATTAGTGCCGCAATTGCAAAGATAGATTTTCTGCTAACACTCTGCTATCAATTTCGAAATTTCAACAGGAGTAAATATTTCCTAAATTCAAGTAACAAATGCAACTTATAGGATTGATTGGAGAGAAAGGAATTGCATTTTTTCAGAACAGGAAGATGAGAATTACTCACCTTCGCTGCTCCGATGGAAAAAATGTGGTTCTTTACCCCCTAAGTCCT
It encodes:
- the ruvA gene encoding Holliday junction branch migration protein RuvA, with protein sequence MYDYIKGEVVELTPTYAVIETGGVGYLINVSLSTFSRVGSTKNIVLYTHMAIREDAHTLYGFFDRAERELFRHLIGVSGVGANTARMMLSSLSPEELRQAILLEDVNKIKSVKGIGLKTAQRVVIDLKDKLGKEPLSGELFGLLNNTIREEALSALVMLGFAKVSAQKVVDTVLKGKNDASVEELIKLSLKQL